One part of the Dasypus novemcinctus isolate mDasNov1 chromosome 27, mDasNov1.1.hap2, whole genome shotgun sequence genome encodes these proteins:
- the ALG9 gene encoding alpha-1,2-mannosyltransferase ALG9 isoform X2: MAPRRLLLVGEGNFSFAAALSETLDEDADLTATCLQHPGDLDGDPVAQENLKRLRERGRELRFDVDCTQLAGAFEPRDRKFDRIYFNFPHCGRKAGVAKNRELLAEFFQSCADVLAEEGEVHVALCKGQGGTPADKPRREWHNSWQVVAMAAWGGLILSDVHPFNCETVPGYKCTGYKSQNKSFHVEGALNHIFTRSLPFKSSQPRIFRIKLGDQWFFFAEPEALVGKLNRGFLEATSCHPIRNINEKLIAELGKVFPLKRLKCPFTLLPEGGSTVFPSWIRDILSAAFWISLGDSSNSESLTGGTAQDMEDFIVSFSELSLSKASKDPGRDDKEETPEGIYGLAKVCLIPSLLVHVHSVIQAPDFLPGSLHVLSGPVFKKCHILPFTMPAFHETLFILAFSEILKDTYLQLLLDHLKAILDHLLTHTLLEGSKLSSSVEFVLQPTEKDYVIYVKPHNFGPDDAKGLIIGSVTTLALSTVQCFVCVSMNLDLLAMLVWGISDWRMLWTFDNRFLKNFVPGRMEPFKSYSLYPPCYVHDISFWLDEKKGFDELEFHTVARAVSQDTIIAIQFLSRFQHPKTEQVSLCYRLTYQTCDKALTQQQVASMQSQLRKEIQQRLYVTPR, from the exons ATGGCCCCTCGGCGCCTCCTGTTGGTTGGGGAGGGGAATTTCTCCTTCGCCGCCGCTCTCAGCGAGACCCTCGATGAGGACGCTGATCTTACAGCCACCTGCCTCCAGCACCCAGGGGACCTGGACGGGGACCCAGTGGCCCAGGAAAACTTGAAACGCCTGCGCGAGCGAG GCAGAGAGCTACGTTTTGATGTGGACTGCACCCAGCTGGCAGGTGCCTTTGAACCGCGAGACAGGAAGTTTGATCGAATTTATTTTAACTTCCCGCACTGTGGACGCAAAGCTGGAGTGGCTAAGAACAGGGAACTTCTTGCTGAGTTTTTCCAGAG CTGTGCAGATGTTCTCGCTGAGGAAGGGGAAGTCCATGTGGCACTGTGCAAAGGACAAGGTGGAACTCCTGCTGACAAGCCCAGGAGAGAATGGCACAACAGTTGGCAAGTGGTTGCCATGGCAGCCTGGGGGGGACTCATATTAAGTGATGTGCATCCCTTCAACTGTGAGACTGTGCCAGGGTACAAGTGCACTGGATATAA GAGTCAGAATAAGTCCTTTCATGTTGAAGGTGCTTTGAACCACATCTTCACCCGGAGTTTACCCTTCAAATCTTCTCAGCCTAGAATCTTCAGAATCAAACTAGGTGACCAGTGGTTTTTCTTTGCGGAACCAGAAGCACTTGTAGGAAAGTTGAACAG GGGTTTTCTGGAAGCAACCTCATGTCATCCTATcagaaacataaatgaaaaactgATTGCTGAATTGGgcaaagttttccctctaaaaaGGCTGAAGTGTCCTTTCACTTTACTGCCAGAGGGAGGTTCCACTGTTTTCCCTTCCTGGATCCGAGACATTCTATCAGCTGCCTTTTGGATAAGTCTTGGGGACAGCTCAAATTCTGAATCCCTGACTGGTGGAACAGCACAAGATATGGAGGATTTTATAGTGTCATTTTCAGAACTTAGCCTTTCCAAGGCTTCCAAGGATCCTGGGAGAGATGATAAGGAAGAAACTCCTGAAGGAATATATGGCCTGGCCAAGGTTTGCCTTATACCTTCTCTCCTAGTTCATGTTCATTCAGTCATCCAAGCACCAGACTTCCTTCCAGGTTCTCTACACGTCCTCAGTGGACCTGTCTTTAAGAAGTGCCATATTTTGCCTTTCACAATGCCAGCATTTCATGAGACTTTATTTATTCTTGCGTTTAGTGAAATCCTGAAGGACACCTATCTTCAGTTACTATTGGATCATCTGAAGGCCATTCTAGATCATCTCCTGACCCACACATTGCTGGAAGGCTCTAAGCTGAGCAGTTCAGTAGAATTTGTCCTTCAACCAACTGAAAAAGATTATGTGATTTATGTGAAGCCACATAATTTTGGCCCAGATGATGCCAAGGGTCTCATTATTGGGTCTGTTACCACATTGGCTTTGAGCACTGTAcaatgttttgtgtgtgtgtctatgaaCTTGGACTTGTTAGCCATGCTTGTCTGGGGCATCTCTGATTGGAGAATGTTATGGACCTTTGATAACCGTTTCCTGAAGAATTTTGTACCTGGAAGAATGGAGCCCTTTAAAAGTTATTCCCTGTATCCTCCATGCTATGTGCATGATATTAGTTTTTGGTTAGATGAGAAGAAAGGTTTTGATGAACTAGAGTTTCACACTGTGGCCCGAGCAGTGTCCCAGGACACTATCATAGCCATACAATTCCTTAGTCGTTTTCAGCATCCAAAGACTGAACAAGTCAGCCTTTGCTATAGATTGACCTATCAGACTTGTGATAAGGCCCTCACCCAGCAGCAAGTAGCATCAATGCAGTCCCAGCTTAGGAAAGAGATTCAGCAACGACTGTATGTGACACCTCGGTAG
- the CFAP68 gene encoding cilia- and flagella-associated protein 68 — protein MTTTTSTRRQSLAYILRNPHCGSLINADGHAEVWTDWNDMSKFFQYGWRCNTNENGYSNRTLIGNWNQERYDLRNVVQPKPLPSQFGHYFETTYDANYNNKMVLSTYRFKREPHWFPGHQPELDPPQYKCTEKSTYMNSYSKPQTGHHSGCVWDPNNGEFQDPGF, from the exons ATGACAACAACCACGAGTACAAGA AGACAGTCCCTCGCTTATATCCTGAGAAACCCACACTGTGGCAGCCTCATTAATGCAGATGGTCATGCTGAAGTGTGGACAGATTGGAATGATATGTCCAAGTTTTTCCAATATGGATGGAGATGCAACACTAATGAGAATGGCTATTCGAACCGTACTTTGATAGGCAACTGGAACCAGGAAAGATATGACCTAAGGAATGTTGTGCAGCCAAAGCCCTTGCCTTCCCAG tttggacACTACTTTGAAACAACATATGATGCAAACTACAACAATAAAATGGTACTTTCAACCTATA gATTTAAGCGAGAACCTCACTGGTTCCCAGGACATCAACCTGAACTGGATCCTCCTCAATACAAATGCACAGAAAAGTCAACTTATATGAATAGCTATTCAAAGCCTCAAACTGGGCATCACTCTGGGTGTGTGTGGGATCCTAATAATGGCGAATTTCAGGATCCAGGATTCTAA